The stretch of DNA AGACGATGCACTGTCGGCGGCTGCGGCAAATAGTGGCATGCAAGGAAGGGGATACCGAAGGGGGTgggaagaaggatgaggagccgGAGGATTCCGCGCGGCGCGGGAAGAAGGCGAAGTTTCGCGCGCGGCAGAGGTGTGCGCATGGGATCTGGACGATGAAACGATTTGGTCTCAATGCGAGTTTCACCCGCTTACAAAATTTCAATATAAATGGTATATAAAATGTTTTTTTCTATGTTACAAACGGATcaagaaaacaaacaaaaatattttgagagtcctgtttggtctGACATGACATGAGGATGTATCGGAACCATGTCTCATGCTTGTGGTGAAGTAAAAACTTGCTAGCACGACCCGATATATACCTTGCGTGCCTACATGTCACGCAGCATAAGAGGGCCAAGGTTCTACCTCTTATCCCAACCTTGAAGTATCCACCGATTGTTTACTTCCTAGACCGTAATATATGATTAGCTTGCTTACTAGACTAGTTGAAGTTAAGCATGTGATGAGTTTCTCACTGTCGGTGTGAGGTTAGGAGTTGCTTGTTTAGTAATGAACTGACAAGAGCTCGATGTTTAGCTCGATGTTTGCCGGACATACGTGGGCTTCAAATTTTTGGGAATAGTGCAAAGGAATGGTAGAGGTATGGCCTAGCATGGATGGGCCCAATGAGACACGGGCCAGCATAACCCAACTATTATTCATGTCGTACTGTGCTATCCCATGGGCTTAGCAAGTGGTCTAGGCACGGCCCAAGGTTGGGTTAGTCGTACGCCAAACTAGCCCAACAAATTGTGCTGGCTCAGCAGCCTAGCGCACAAGAAAACCGGTTAGCTTCAAATAGTGTCAATGCCATAAGAAATCTTGGAAAAACAAGCATGGCCCGTACGACTAAGTttgcgaaggaggtgaaggttagGGCTCATGATTTTAATTTTGTTGATTTTGAATAGAAGTTcaaatattttttagaaaagagaATATATTAATATCCCAGCTTCTGCATCGACCAATGCATATAACTGTTAGAAGCTTAAATGTTGATGCTCACAACCTAGCTAATAGCTTAATCTCTTTTGTATCGGGCAAACATGTCTGGCTGCTTACTCTGCCTGAGGGTATTTGTAATTCGTATGACCAACTCAATCAATAGAGAGTATGGTGTTCCTAAAAACAAGAAAACCGAATCAAATTTATTCTTCACACCAATCGAAAATGTTGTCCGCGTCGTTGTCGCCACCCTGTCCACACGCAAGCTAGATAGGGGGGCCATGCAACGCTACACTTGTGAGCTAGTGGGGGGCCACACCGTCTTGCCGCTTCCACATGCTGGTCGGGAGGCGCCACCACCGCCATTGCGTGCCAATGAAGCATGGGGGAGACGCTGTGAGAAGCCAAGAGCATGAGAGAAGAGCTTGACACAAGGGTTAGAATAGAGGTGGTAGCGGGCTGCAAAGAACTACTTATTAATCAAGTCAAGTCAAGCTGGCACGTCATGCTAGGGGAACAGCCCACACAAATCTCACATCTGACCGAGCTAACTTGAACATGTTATACGTCAAACTGTACTGTGTGCCATGCCTGGGTCAAACCAAACACAGTAGACTATGGTGGTCAGCCCATGGCCTCGAGCCTTATTATGACTATCTATACTATAGCACCAAGTCTCTAGGAGTTGAGTATGCTTTGTTTCTCCTAGGAAGAAAGTGATTTGTGTGTCTTGAAAGAGGAGTTTTGAAAAACTCTACACACATAGTGTTAGCGAGGAATTTGACTTCGTCCTAGGGTGTGCTACAGTCTAGCTGTTTGGACTGTTCATCTTCCTCCCCTCGCCCCCGCCGTGGGTGTGCGGCTAAAGCTCTCGTGAGCCCTAGCACGCCCGCGGCAGCCCCTTTTGTCACCTCCTTGCCCCCAATCCTTGCAGCCGCCGCCAGCTCCCCTAAACCACCTAGCCACCATCCCCACTACCTGTCTTTCGTGCCTCCCTCAACCCCCTTCCTTCTAAGCCCGCTGGAGTTGGAGACAAGAGTGGGAGAGAGCTGCCAGAGATGGAGACAAGGGCAACACCGACAAGCTTGGGTGGGGGCTCTGAAGATGGAGACGAGGGTGGCGTTGGCGAGCTGGGGTGTGCATACGCCTGGGAATGTATCGTGTAAGCCCAATGGCCGAAAGGGCCCCCCCTAACTCACAAGCCTACTTCTAAGGATCGTTAATGGGCCATGTATACAAGAGGGTCGAGTTGGATTGGATTGGCCTGTAAAAGGGCTGGGCTGTACAAATGGTCTGAGTTGGTGGAAGGATCGTAAAGAGTCGGCAACTGGAAACTGACTCTGCTGTTTGCATCTTCCTCGCAGAGTTCATCGAGGACTCAAGGAGTGGGGTAGCTGGGTGGGTCCTCGAAGCTAAGAAACGGCGGCGTGGGTTGAGGAGTCGATGGCGGCGACGCAGGTTTAGGGCGACGGCAGCAGCAATTCCTCGCATCCATTGCCAGGATTCATCCTCCGGCACGCAGCGTACCTCCACTGCCAAGCccaccgaggtctccacgcCTGCGTCGTCCCGACcaggaagaagcagccttctcctcatcctcatcctccAGGCTTCGCTGCATGCAGTGCATGAGCCCGTGTATTTACTAATCCAATTAGCTCGTGGCAGTGCTGGTTTATTGTGAAGGCCCTTGGATTCTAGTGTAGGATTGGCCTGTGGGTTCAAAAAGGATCGGGGTGGATTAGGATTATGAGGCTTTAAAGTACGGATCGGATTGGACTGAAGCAAGTTAGTTTTGATCGGATCGGAGTAGGGCTGGGTCTACTCCTTAATCTCTTAGGATTGGATTAGGGTTAGGGCCGGATTGCGACCCATTCCCAGGCGTGCCGCGTGTGCATGCTCGCAGCCTTGATCATGGAGCTCAAATTTCTTGTGAACTCTGAATTTAGCATATGTGTAATATTCGAGTTTGTAATCAGATTGTAACAAAGTACTCCACATAGCTTAGCTACTATTGGTTGTAATTTTTCTAGCAGTCTGCGAACGGTTTGGGAGCGATTTAGCTGGGTCTGATGAGTAGTCAATCCGACaggattttttttaaagatcATGTACAGAAAAGCTAGCTAGCGTTCCTGGAAATTAAACCAGCCGTGCCTGAAAATTAAACCAATATCACAATATTGACCAATAGTTGTCCCTAAAAATTAAACCAGCTGTCCCTGAACATAAAACCAATATCACAATACTGACTGATAGCTTATAATCCAAACAGATTGTTCAATAAAAAATGACGATAGATTCCACTATAGTCTCTTATTAATTGTTGCACTTTTAtgcgaaaaatataaaatattctTCTAAAAAAATTGAATCGATGTTCAGAAATAGTCCTAATAAtaaatgataaatattattttatgATGATGAATGGTCACACTTGCATCCTTTTCATAGCAAACTCCAGCAACACAGCGGGACAGTTGGCTTTCATCTTCTCGTAGCCTTGGGTGTCCATGACTTGCTTCAGATTCCCCGGAACAGCCATGAACTCCAAGCACGCGTCCTTGAGCGCACGGCAACCATGGTGCTCGGCGACCACCAAGGTGCCGGCCACGGTGTTGACGTCGATGCGCTTGCACAGCATCTCCGCGCACATGAGCTTCAGCCTCTCGAGCTCGTACCGATGCGCCGCGGCGAGCAAGCTCTGGGCCATGGCGACGACGTCGCGTTCCGCCATCTCCGGCAGCGCGTCGGTGTACAGGAAGTGCAGCATCGCCTCGAACACCTTGGGCTCTACGCCGTGAATCTCCATGCGACGACGCCGGACACTGCCGCTGCCGAGGGATTTGTCCTTAGACGACGTGGCGAGCAGCTCCGCCTCCAATACCGGCGACCGCGCCGCCAGCAGCCACGCGTGCGCGTCGTACGTCGTcgcctccccgccgccgcccacgGTTATCGCCACGTCCGCCCCGTGTTTCTTCGACAGGAGGCTGCCGAGGTGCTCGTGCAGGTCGGACGGTGGCACGGCGACACGCGCCCGAGCCGCGGCCACGGCGGCAGCGAcgtcctcggcggcggcgctcacGGCCCAGTCCTTGACGACGGTGATGTCGCACTGGACGACGAAGCGGTCGTCCCTGAGGCACCCGGAGTGCTGCAGGTCCTCCCACCGGATGAAGTCCAGGAACCCGTGCTTGCGCACCGACTCGCCGTCGAACCAGCACAGCTCCGCCGAGCGGGTGTACGCCGGCACGGGGTCGCCGGCCGGGTCCAGCAGGCTGAAGCTGAAGTGGAGCGGGTCCGTCCGCTGGTGGCCGCCGTAGACGAGCTGGAGGGAGATGTACTTGTCCCTCCAGCTGTTGCCGTAGCCGTAGGGCGCGTAGGTGATCTGCCACGTGTACCCCGCCGCCTCGAAGGCCTTGGACGTCGCCGACCAGTCCCGAGGGAGCTTCGTCGACGGCGCGCAACCGTCGATGGTCAGCCTGTGGCGCCCGCTCACTTCGCGGCATATGATGCTGGAGGCGGAGGAGCGCCAGAGGCGGCGCCCGGCGGCGGACAGCAAAGCGGCGGCTGTCGTCGCCATGGCATGCAAAGCAAGCAGCTAGCTAGATAGTATAGATCGATCTGGGAGAGATCAAGGAGAGGAGGACGCCCCTGGCCGCTCTATATATGTTCGGTTATATATACGGCAAAAAAACAGCAAAGAGGAGTATCGATCTGTTTGAACAAATGATTTGTATGGATTTTGTGCAGATATGTATGTTACGCTTTGTTCAGACTAGCAACTATGCACGTGCGGCACGCACGTGTTTATGAAAAACACCATTGCACAATTAATGCTAGAAAGACTCTATGAAATTCTATTCCTTATTACTTTTTAATGTATATATCAATAAAAGTAACATTAAAAATcaatagtgtctataaaaaggATAAAGATATTTGCCTATATATATGAGCAAAGAACACTAACCAATTAGCAATACAACGACGATTGGATAAGAATGGAAAAAATACCTAACCTTCACCTAGTCGTGCTTTATTATTCTGATGATGACGAAGCGATCGATATATAATTTGGTAAATTATTCTAGTTATGTGTACCAAGATTCATGAATCCACAACACTCTTCATAAACAATTGTGACTTGATTGACATAGTACTTGTATATACGGCAAAAAAGCAGCAAAGAGGAGTATCGATCTGTTTGAACAAATGATTTGTATGGATTTTGTGCAGATATGTATATGTTACGCTTTGTTTAGATTTGTATTTGTGTACTGATGAAAAAAAGAGGTTGGGAATATTCTGATTCCCATCTGCGAAATATATCGGAAACCACGACGTGGCATTTGCATATATATGCAACAAACATTCACACCCATACCATATACGTCGTCCAGGTCTCCTCGATCAATCTGCAAGGCAGCCATGGCGGTGGCCACGCCATTGCtgtccgccgccgcccgccggtgCACGCGGTCGGCGTCCACCATCGGCAGGCGCGAGGTGATGGACTGCCACAGCCTCACCATCGACGGGTGCACGACGTTCAAGATGATCCCCAACACCTGGTTCTCGACGTCGGAGTCGTTCATGGCGGCGGGCCACGTCTGGCGGATCAGGTTCTACCCCAAGGGCGCGCGCGAGTGCTTCTTGAGGCGGGGCTACATGTCCATCTACCTCGAGCTCGAcagcgccgccggcggcggcggcggctactACCGAACCACCGACCCCGTCGACTTCAGGTTCACCTTGCTCGATCTGGCGGGGAACCCCGTGCCCCAGTACAGCCGCGCCATGGCGGCGCGCGTCTTCAGCGCCGAGTCCAGGCGCATGGGGTTCAACGACTTCATCAGGTGGAAAGATCTCGAGAGGTCGGGATGCCTCAAGGACGACCGCTTCACCGTCCGCTGCGACATCACCGTCTTCCAAGATTACTGGACCGCCGACGACAACGATGGCGACGGCGCTGTGGCTCCGGTGCAGCAGCAGGTGACCGTGGCCGTGCCGCCGTCGAACCTGCACGAGCACCTCGGCGATCTGCTGGGGAAGAAGCAAGGAGCGGACGTCAAGGTCGACGTCGCCGGGGAGGCCTTGGACGCCCACGGCTGGCTTCTCGCGGCGCGGTCACCGGTGTTCGAGGCCGAGCTGCTCGCCGCGGCCAAGGAGAAAGCACCTAGTAGCGGCGGTGGCGCCGCCCGTCGTCGCGTGGTGGTGGAAGGCATGGATCCCCGGGTGTTCAAGGCGATGCTTCACTTCATGTACACCGACGTGCTGCCGGAGATGGACCAGGAGGAAGAGACCGTGGCCATGTCCCAGGGCCTACTCGCGGCGGCGCACAGGTACGAGCTCGAGAGGCTCAAGCTCATTTGCGAGGAGACGCTGTGCAGGCGCATCGACGTGGACACGGCGGCGAGCACCCTGGCGGTGGCGGAGCAGCACGGTTGCCGTGCTCTCAAGGCTGCGTGCCTGGAATTCATGGCGCGTCCGGGGAATCTCAAGGCCGTCTTGGAGACGAAAGGGTTTGAGAAGATAAAGGCCAACTGCCCGGCTGTTATGCTGGACCTTATCATGAAGCAAGTAGCAGCTCGAATGGCCATACAGCAACCGTAGTTGCTTCCATTATGATATTATTAGCACTGAACTAATGTTAGCTAAAGGTTTTGGTTTATTTAGTATGTTCATGGATCACCTAGTTTTTCGCCACTCTCAAACGTTATTTAATTCatattattttatttactacCTTGCTATGGCCATGTTTGGATACTCTAACCAAGTTAGAGGTTAGAGTTATTTTGTAGCTCATGACTAACCCTCAACTAACTTTAGCCGAAGAGATGTTTGGATGCAAAAGTTAGATTAACAGTAAATATAATTTTCTAATTATTTGGCTCCTTTGCAGATGGATTTGGTGTGGCCGACTTGTTGTGTGGCCACCTCCCACTCATAAATGACAAAAACAAATCATCTTTacaaatcaagcattcatcacacgataaaatttattttatccATACAAATGAGATGTCTCACTCAAACATACAAGTCATGAATGAAGCAAAAAAAATTACGGCGGGCTGGGAGGCGCGGATGCCGTGCGGAGGCAGCGGCCGGGAGGCGAGTGGGGAATAGGATCCCGTACGGGCACAGATCGGAGGCCAATGCCTTTTCCACGTGGATCCCACTTCAAATATCTTCAAATAGCCCAAATAAACACCTCTTTGGAGGGATatttttttgggtgggttaGATACAAACAACCCTAATCTAACTCTCATGTTTGGATACTTTAGGGCTATTTAAGCCCCAAATAGCTAAACCTAACTCTAAGCCATAGATCCAAACAGGGCGTATGCTTGGTTGAGAAAACTATCATATAATATATGGTTTCCGTAtactctttttttccttttagatTGAACCAGTTTTTGCAGCGGCATTTAGCCGcctatctttttacacaaacAACAAATAGCCGGCTATAGCTATATATAGTGATAGCTAACAGCTAAATTGTacttgaaaatataactaaataCTGAAGCAATTCCTTAATCGTGTGAATTGTGAGAGTCCATCATCAATTCAAGTTCTACCAGGTAATTaagcatgtatgtatgtattacatTCTAAAAAGTAATAATAAAACAACTAAAGATACAAGTCATGGTGGAAACAATTCAAGCCCCGTAAGCTAAGTAGGAAAAGCTGGTCTCTCTAGTCATATTGTAAAATGCACTACATAACATATATAATCAATTTAATGCAATTATAAAAGAGACTAGGATGCTTAGGACCCTTCCATGGTACTCAACGTGGTGGGTCAACTGCTTCataatcaaaaaaaaaatcactcgCGGGTTCAACTTCATTTAATTTTCAGGGTTCAGTTATTTCCAATCATATGGTAGAGTTAGGATGCAAACTATTGTATGTATGATGTATAAGAAGCATAAACATTTAACAGGGTCATAGTGTACTTGTACTTAGGCAAGGTGAAGAGTGTGTGTCGACTAGTCTTAGCAGAAGGGTTTTCTTTTTTGATAAAATTTTGCCGGAATTTTCAAAATTTCGTATTTTTCGTTGAGGTCTAAAAAATTTATATCGGTCAAATTTTTTGGTTAAATACATCTTTTGTTCCAAAATTAGTCAAAACCATACTAAAATGACCCACCATATCTTCTAATCTTATCAAAGCCATAATTTcttcaaattttatttatttttctcacTCACATGTTTCATGACACTAGCATATGCAGCTCACTCACCGTCAGCTCGTtgtatctctactataattgaaatcttctccaggcaaattccacctgcaagatcaacgactcacagcACATGTCCTATAGATTTAACGGCccagattagaagtatgatcacgaccttacacACCCTCATCCTCCTTCCCCCTCACGCCGCTCACGGACGCCCCTCACGCGACTAGGGTTTCACTGCTGGCGCAGATTCTCCAAgccttccctctcctctccctcaCGAGCTTCTCCTAGGTTGGCCTCGCAGGCCCTAGGATGCCCGCCCGACAGTCACGTTGTTGCGAGGAGCTCAGGCCACTAGACCATGAGACGTCGGGGCACGAGCAGGCCAGGACAGAGCCCAGCCATGCCATTGCGACAGAGCTCGGGCCTGGTTACACCGGGCAAGGATGCGGCAAGGCTAGCGCCGCTGCTACGCGAGGATGCGGCAAGGCTGGCGCCGCTGCTAGGCGAGGCAGCGCGGGGCACCACCTGCTGGCCCTCCTCCGCACGCTAATGCCGCCATCTGCTGCAGTGGAAGCTGCTCTTGCCGCTTTTGATGACAGAATATGAGTCAATCAGTCATACATGATCTTATGCCATTTGCTGCACTTTCTTTtagattgaattggatatactTGAGCTCCTTGGCTGTAGAAATTGGATCCTCCTGTTCAGACGACCTGATGGAACGACTGTGTACAAGAACATGGCTCTTAGGAAACTCATGTGAAACTTTTGAAGC from Sorghum bicolor cultivar BTx623 chromosome 8, Sorghum_bicolor_NCBIv3, whole genome shotgun sequence encodes:
- the LOC8066364 gene encoding BTB/POZ and MATH domain-containing protein 3, which translates into the protein MATTAAALLSAAGRRLWRSSASSIICREVSGRHRLTIDGCAPSTKLPRDWSATSKAFEAAGYTWQITYAPYGYGNSWRDKYISLQLVYGGHQRTDPLHFSFSLLDPAGDPVPAYTRSAELCWFDGESVRKHGFLDFIRWEDLQHSGCLRDDRFVVQCDITVVKDWAVSAAAEDVAAAVAAARARVAVPPSDLHEHLGSLLSKKHGADVAITVGGGGEATTYDAHAWLLAARSPVLEAELLATSSKDKSLGSGSVRRRRMEIHGVEPKVFEAMLHFLYTDALPEMAERDVVAMAQSLLAAAHRYELERLKLMCAEMLCKRIDVNTVAGTLVVAEHHGCRALKDACLEFMAVPGNLKQVMDTQGYEKMKANCPAVLLEFAMKRMQV
- the LOC8068835 gene encoding BTB/POZ and MATH domain-containing protein 1, which encodes MAVATPLLSAAARRCTRSASTIGRREVMDCHSLTIDGCTTFKMIPNTWFSTSESFMAAGHVWRIRFYPKGARECFLRRGYMSIYLELDSAAGGGGGYYRTTDPVDFRFTLLDLAGNPVPQYSRAMAARVFSAESRRMGFNDFIRWKDLERSGCLKDDRFTVRCDITVFQDYWTADDNDGDGAVAPVQQQVTVAVPPSNLHEHLGDLLGKKQGADVKVDVAGEALDAHGWLLAARSPVFEAELLAAAKEKAPSSGGGAARRRVVVEGMDPRVFKAMLHFMYTDVLPEMDQEEETVAMSQGLLAAAHRYELERLKLICEETLCRRIDVDTAASTLAVAEQHGCRALKAACLEFMARPGNLKAVLETKGFEKIKANCPAVMLDLIMKQVAARMAIQQP